In Arachis hypogaea cultivar Tifrunner chromosome 2, arahy.Tifrunner.gnm2.J5K5, whole genome shotgun sequence, a genomic segment contains:
- the LOC112732043 gene encoding ubiquitin-like-conjugating enzyme ATG10 isoform X2, protein MDQKESVRDITPWDGTLSSSDFFSAACAFSEKWKRFNASVPPWLWVPSRKHHLLSSHKEEGYLSLEGMCLIKSSEEQESCRSQTWKEESSISQEEEAVENATLVYGQPLPFGEIEKDLPDHSAKIRSESKWTFITQEEHPYLNRPWYKLHPCGTSEWMKLLFLGDTALNKNGFVIEHYLVSWFSVIGQVVGLKIPLGMLETVSC, encoded by the exons ATGGACCAGAAAGAATCTGTTAGGGACATAACTCCTTGGGATGGGACTCTTTCTTCAAGTGACTTTTTTAGTGCTGCTTGTGCCTTTTCTGAGAAGTGGAAAAGGTTCAATGCTTCTGTTCCTCCATGGCTTTGGGTACCATCTCGAAAGCATCATTTATTATCTTCTCATAAG GAGGAAGGATACTTATCACTAGAGGGCATGTGCCTTATCAAATCAAGTGAG GAGCAAGAGAGTTGTAGAAGTCAAACATGGAAAGAAGAGAGCAGCATCtctcaagaagaagaagctgtaGAAAATGCCACTTTAGTAT ATGGGCAACCTTTGCCGTTTGGTGAAATTGAAAAGGACCTTCCTGATCACTCTGCAAAGATACGCTCAGAATCTAAATGGACTTTTATAACTCAGGAG GAACACCCATATTTGAACAGACCTTGGTACAAGTTACATCCATGTGGGACAAGTGAGTGGATGAAGCTGCTATTCCTTGGCGATACAGCTTTGAATAAAAATGGTTTTGTTATTGAACACTATCTGGTTTCATGGTTCTCTGTCATTGGACAAGTGGTTGGTCTTAAAATCCCTTTGGGAATGTTGGAGACTGTGAGTTGCTAA
- the LOC112732043 gene encoding ubiquitin-like-conjugating enzyme ATG10 isoform X1: MDQKESVRDITPWDGTLSSSDFFSAACAFSEKWKRFNASVPPWLWVPSRKHHLLSSHKEEGYLSLEGMCLIKSSEEQESCRSQTWKEESSISQEEEAVENATLVQSSCDEVNHYDFHIVYSPSYRVPVLYFRSYHSDGQPLPFGEIEKDLPDHSAKIRSESKWTFITQEEHPYLNRPWYKLHPCGTSEWMKLLFLGDTALNKNGFVIEHYLVSWFSVIGQVVGLKIPLGMLETVSC; this comes from the exons ATGGACCAGAAAGAATCTGTTAGGGACATAACTCCTTGGGATGGGACTCTTTCTTCAAGTGACTTTTTTAGTGCTGCTTGTGCCTTTTCTGAGAAGTGGAAAAGGTTCAATGCTTCTGTTCCTCCATGGCTTTGGGTACCATCTCGAAAGCATCATTTATTATCTTCTCATAAG GAGGAAGGATACTTATCACTAGAGGGCATGTGCCTTATCAAATCAAGTGAG GAGCAAGAGAGTTGTAGAAGTCAAACATGGAAAGAAGAGAGCAGCATCtctcaagaagaagaagctgtaGAAAATGCCACTTTA gtCCAGAGCAGTTGTGATGAAGTAAACCACTATGATTTTCACATTGTTTACAGCCCTTCATATAGAGTTCCGGTGTTGTATTTTCGTTCTTACCATAGTG ATGGGCAACCTTTGCCGTTTGGTGAAATTGAAAAGGACCTTCCTGATCACTCTGCAAAGATACGCTCAGAATCTAAATGGACTTTTATAACTCAGGAG GAACACCCATATTTGAACAGACCTTGGTACAAGTTACATCCATGTGGGACAAGTGAGTGGATGAAGCTGCTATTCCTTGGCGATACAGCTTTGAATAAAAATGGTTTTGTTATTGAACACTATCTGGTTTCATGGTTCTCTGTCATTGGACAAGTGGTTGGTCTTAAAATCCCTTTGGGAATGTTGGAGACTGTGAGTTGCTAA
- the LOC112717830 gene encoding LOW QUALITY PROTEIN: feruloyl CoA ortho-hydroxylase F6H1-3-like (The sequence of the model RefSeq protein was modified relative to this genomic sequence to represent the inferred CDS: inserted 1 base in 1 codon): protein MAPTRSMMMDSPSDLNEFVMIQGNGVKGLYEMGLKTLPKQYIQPLEERMSMRPIKXVPQESIPIIDMSNNNNNCDVEDAICDAAEKWGFFQVINHGVPTQVLENVKDATYRFYELAAEEKVKYTKENSPTKHVRYGSSFSPQAEKALEWKDYLSLFYVSEDEAIATWPYACRNEALEYMKKSEALIKRLLNILMKRLNVKEIDETKEAVLMGSKRINLNYYPVCPNHDLTVAIGRHSDVSTLTILLQDQTGGLFVRTEDRRGWIHVPPIPGALVINIGDALQIMSNGRYKSIEHRVTANGSKTRVSVPIFVNPRPSDVIGPFLEVLASDGEKAKYKNVLYSDYVKHFFRKAHDGKMTIEYAKIT from the exons ATGGCACCAACAAGGTCTATGATGATGGATAGCCCCTCAGATCTAAATGAATTTGTTATGATCCAAGGAAATGGAGTAAAGGGTCTCTATGAAATGGGCCTAAAAACCCTTCCAAAACAATACATCCAACCACTAGAGGAGAGAATGAGCATGAGACCAATAA TTGTGCCTCAAGAATCAATTCCCATAATTGACatgtccaataataataataattgtgatGTGGAAGATGCAATTTGTGATGCCGCTGAAAAATGGGGATTCTTTCAAGTAATCAACCATGGTGTCCCCACACAAGTTCTTGAGAATGTGAAGGATGCAACTTATAGATTCTATGAGTTGGCAGCAGAGGAGAAAGTGAAGTACACAAAAGAGAATTCACCAACTAAGCATGTGAGGTATGGATCAAGCTTTAGCCCTCAAGCTGAGAAGGCTTTGGAGTGGAAAGATTATCTTAGTCTCTTCTATGTTTCTGAGGATGAGGCTATAGCTACATGGCCTTATGCATGCAG GAATGAAGCACTAGAATACATGAAGAAATCCGAAGCTTTAATCAAACGGCTTCTAAATATTTTGATGAAGAGACTAAACGTGAAGGAAATTGATGAAACAAAAGAAGCAGTCTTAATGGGTTCAAAGAGGATCAACCTCAATTACTATCCAGTTTGCCCTAACCATGACCTAACCGTCGCAATAGGGCGCCATTCGGACGTCTCAACTCTAACCATTCTCCTTCAGGACCAAACCGGCGGTCTATTTGTTCGGACCGAGGATCGGCGTGGATGGATCCATGTGCCGCCGATCCCCGGAGCCCTAGTGATCAACATTGGTGATGCACTACAAATAATGAGCAATGGTAGATACAAGAGCATTGAGCATAGAGTTACAGCCAATGGGAGCAAGACTAGGGTTTCTGTgccaatttttgtaaaccctagaccTTCAGATGTTATTGGTCCTTTTCTTGAAGTTCTTGCTAGTGATGGGGAGAAGGCAAAGTACAAAAATGTTTTGTATTCAGATTATGTGAAACATTTCTTTAGGAAAGCTCATGATGGAAAGATGACAATTGAATATGCTAAAATAACTTGA